In one window of Nicotiana tabacum cultivar K326 chromosome 12, ASM71507v2, whole genome shotgun sequence DNA:
- the LOC107788183 gene encoding 5-formyltetrahydrofolate cyclo-ligase-like protein COG0212 isoform X1 — MELHVLRIFSAFPFTSIPKHSRILSKSHFPISLNFSDSPQFSFKVDCQKRNDVVFDDAAYEAERHRLDAEAHKAMAETSERETQDQEDPKAWKWVIRKRIWDLMEAQNIAQFPRPVHHRIPNFLGASVAANKLSELEEFKGAKCVKVNPDTPQKQVRFLTLDGGKKLLTPQPRLRTGFFSVLESSMLSPGTIKEACTSAGVAKYGRPIGLDEKIQVDLIVIGSVAVDPRTGARLGKGEGFAELEYGMLRYMGAIDDSTPVVTSVHDEQLVDDIPVNKLLIHDVPVDIICTPTQVIFTNTSIPKPQGIYWEKLSPEKLSQIRILRQLKSKIEQETGQKLPTGPSEKLPPTAQRRR; from the exons ATGGAATTACACGTACTCCGAATTTTCTCTGCATTTCCATTCACTTCTATTCCCAAACACAGCCGAATTCTCTCCAAATCCCACTTCCCTATTTCTCTCAATTTCTCAGATAGTCCACAATTTTCATTCAAAGTGGATTGCCAGAAGAGAAACGACGTAGTTTTTGATGATGCAGCATACGAGGCGGAGCGTCACAGACTCGACGCCGAGGCGCATAAAGCCATGGCTGAAACCTCCGAAAGAGAGACCCAAGACCAAGAAGATCCGAAAGCTTGGAAATGGGTTATCCGAAAACGGATTTGGGACTTAATGGAAGCCCAAAATATAGCCCAATTCCCAAGGCCCGTTCATCATCGGATACCCAATTTTCTTGGAGCTTCAGTTGCTGCTAATAAG TTGAGTGAATTGGAGGAGTTTAAAGGGGCCAAGTGTGTGAAGGTGAATCCAGATACACCACAAAAGCAAGTCAGGTTTCTCACACTTGATG GAGGGAAGAAGCTATTGACACCGCAGCCTCGCCTTAGGACAGGTTTTTTCTCTGTACTTGAATCTAGTATGTTATCTCCTGGTACCATTAAGGAGGCCTGCACCTCTGCTGGAGTTGCCAAATATGGACGACCAATTGGATTGGATGAGAaaatacaggtggatttgattGTTATTGGTTCGGTTGCTGTTGACCCCAGGACAGGTGCAAGACTTGGCAAAGGAGAG GGATTTGCTGAGCTTGAATATGGCATGCTGAGGTACATGGGTGCCATTGATGACTCAACACCAGTTGTCACTTCTG TTCATGATGAACAGCTAGTAGATGACATTCCTGTTAATAAGCTATTGATCCATGATGTGCCTGTTGATATAATATGCACCCCAACCCAGGTCATATTTACAAACACATCCATCCCAAAGCCTCAAG GGATATATTGGGAGAAGCTCTCTCCTGAAAAGCTTAGTCAAATTCGAATACTCAGACAGCTGAAAAGTAAAATTGAACAAGAAACTGGACAAAAGCTTCCAACTGGCCCTTCTGAGAAACTGCCACCTACTGCCCAGCGGCGACGCTGA
- the LOC107788183 gene encoding 5-formyltetrahydrofolate cyclo-ligase-like protein COG0212 isoform X2, with amino-acid sequence MELHVLRIFSAFPFTSIPKHSRILSKSHFPISLNFSDSPQFSFKVDCQKRNDVVFDDAAYEAERHRLDAEAHKAMAETSERETQDQEDPKAWKWVIRKRIWDLMEAQNIAQFPRPVHHRIPNFLGASVAANKLSELEEFKGAKCVKVNPDTPQKQVRFLTLDGGKKLLTPQPRLRTGFFSVLESSMLSPGTIKEACTSAGVAKYGRPIGLDEKIQVDLIVIGSVAVDPRTGARLGKGEGFAELEYGMLRYMGAIDDSTPVVTSGIYWEKLSPEKLSQIRILRQLKSKIEQETGQKLPTGPSEKLPPTAQRRR; translated from the exons ATGGAATTACACGTACTCCGAATTTTCTCTGCATTTCCATTCACTTCTATTCCCAAACACAGCCGAATTCTCTCCAAATCCCACTTCCCTATTTCTCTCAATTTCTCAGATAGTCCACAATTTTCATTCAAAGTGGATTGCCAGAAGAGAAACGACGTAGTTTTTGATGATGCAGCATACGAGGCGGAGCGTCACAGACTCGACGCCGAGGCGCATAAAGCCATGGCTGAAACCTCCGAAAGAGAGACCCAAGACCAAGAAGATCCGAAAGCTTGGAAATGGGTTATCCGAAAACGGATTTGGGACTTAATGGAAGCCCAAAATATAGCCCAATTCCCAAGGCCCGTTCATCATCGGATACCCAATTTTCTTGGAGCTTCAGTTGCTGCTAATAAG TTGAGTGAATTGGAGGAGTTTAAAGGGGCCAAGTGTGTGAAGGTGAATCCAGATACACCACAAAAGCAAGTCAGGTTTCTCACACTTGATG GAGGGAAGAAGCTATTGACACCGCAGCCTCGCCTTAGGACAGGTTTTTTCTCTGTACTTGAATCTAGTATGTTATCTCCTGGTACCATTAAGGAGGCCTGCACCTCTGCTGGAGTTGCCAAATATGGACGACCAATTGGATTGGATGAGAaaatacaggtggatttgattGTTATTGGTTCGGTTGCTGTTGACCCCAGGACAGGTGCAAGACTTGGCAAAGGAGAG GGATTTGCTGAGCTTGAATATGGCATGCTGAGGTACATGGGTGCCATTGATGACTCAACACCAGTTGTCACTTCTG GGATATATTGGGAGAAGCTCTCTCCTGAAAAGCTTAGTCAAATTCGAATACTCAGACAGCTGAAAAGTAAAATTGAACAAGAAACTGGACAAAAGCTTCCAACTGGCCCTTCTGAGAAACTGCCACCTACTGCCCAGCGGCGACGCTGA